The following coding sequences are from one Thermogemmatispora onikobensis window:
- a CDS encoding serine/threonine-protein kinase: MASNHSDPREVVSAGNAATPSSGQGESGPRLPPPPGAPAAVGAGSVMPASAGSAASGAGVMRLSPGVLLSNGRYRIEHLVAAGGMGAVYRAIDLRFERPCAVKEMLDDFQSEVERNQAVEWFKREATLLLDLNHPCIPRVRDFFVEEGRHYLVMDFIEGRTLAKVLEEEGNVVGLNGARGVPEARARSWAQQICNVLSYLHRQNPPIIFRDLKPSNIMVTDRDEIKLIDFGIARTFQSQRQATIIMTIGYAPPEQLHGMPEPRSDIYALGATLHRLLTHHDAANNRPTIFSFPPVRSLRPDVSPEFEQVIMKALAPSVEQRWSNAAEMERAILSLPPIKVTPPLASSVPPTIAAVPATPGQVALPVGGTTGPAGQFILTAQAQLQAGRIEAAYAAVQQAYALEPNNALVHKIFGQVFARRQPPDPQRAIQAYNRSVQLNPNDAETHKLVGDVYHFILMRPGDASTAYTQSLRLNPNDFEAHQRLAQCYERLNQFEPALREFQEALRLAPKVPNLLVALHYEIGQLAWRLNQLPLAERSFVQVLIINPADHQTRFLLSQVYERENKLGDALRECRYVVGAMPTNQAAQAMLQRLQARLGR, from the coding sequence ATGGCTAGCAATCACTCTGATCCCAGAGAAGTCGTGTCTGCCGGGAATGCAGCAACACCTTCAAGCGGGCAAGGCGAGAGCGGACCTCGGTTGCCCCCGCCGCCGGGAGCTCCGGCGGCGGTTGGGGCTGGTAGTGTGATGCCGGCGAGTGCCGGGTCAGCAGCATCGGGGGCTGGGGTGATGCGCCTCAGCCCTGGGGTCTTGCTGTCGAATGGGCGCTATAGAATTGAGCATCTGGTGGCGGCGGGCGGTATGGGAGCTGTGTATCGCGCGATCGATCTGCGCTTTGAGCGTCCCTGTGCGGTCAAAGAAATGCTGGACGATTTTCAGAGCGAGGTGGAGAGGAACCAGGCAGTCGAGTGGTTCAAACGAGAAGCAACCCTGTTGCTTGATTTGAATCATCCCTGTATCCCGCGCGTACGCGACTTCTTTGTGGAAGAGGGGCGCCATTATCTGGTGATGGACTTCATTGAAGGGCGCACGCTGGCCAAAGTGCTGGAGGAGGAAGGGAATGTTGTGGGGCTTAACGGTGCGCGGGGTGTCCCCGAGGCGCGCGCCAGGAGCTGGGCGCAGCAGATCTGCAACGTTCTGAGCTACCTGCATCGCCAGAATCCGCCGATTATCTTCCGTGATCTGAAGCCGTCGAACATCATGGTCACGGATCGTGATGAGATCAAGCTCATAGACTTTGGGATTGCGCGTACCTTCCAGTCGCAGCGCCAGGCCACCATCATCATGACCATTGGCTATGCGCCTCCGGAGCAGCTGCATGGGATGCCGGAACCGCGCAGCGACATCTATGCCCTGGGGGCGACTTTGCATCGCCTCCTGACGCATCACGATGCGGCCAACAATAGGCCGACGATCTTCTCGTTCCCTCCAGTGAGGAGCTTGCGCCCCGATGTCTCACCCGAGTTTGAGCAAGTCATCATGAAGGCGCTGGCGCCCAGCGTAGAGCAGCGCTGGTCGAACGCGGCGGAGATGGAGCGGGCGATTCTGAGTCTGCCGCCGATCAAAGTGACGCCGCCGTTGGCGAGCAGCGTGCCGCCAACAATAGCAGCTGTGCCGGCGACGCCGGGGCAGGTGGCGCTGCCAGTCGGTGGTACCACCGGCCCAGCCGGGCAATTCATTCTCACAGCGCAGGCTCAGCTGCAGGCTGGGCGAATCGAAGCTGCCTATGCTGCTGTCCAGCAGGCTTATGCCCTGGAGCCAAACAATGCCCTGGTCCATAAGATCTTTGGGCAGGTTTTTGCGCGCCGTCAGCCGCCTGATCCTCAGCGGGCGATTCAAGCGTACAACCGCTCAGTTCAGCTCAATCCCAATGATGCTGAGACGCATAAGCTGGTTGGGGATGTCTATCATTTCATCCTCATGCGCCCAGGTGATGCCAGCACAGCCTATACGCAGTCTCTGCGCCTGAATCCCAATGATTTCGAAGCCCACCAACGCCTGGCGCAGTGCTACGAGCGGCTGAATCAGTTTGAGCCTGCCTTACGGGAGTTTCAAGAAGCCCTGCGGCTCGCTCCCAAGGTTCCGAATCTGCTCGTCGCTTTGCACTATGAGATCGGCCAGCTGGCCTGGCGACTCAATCAGCTACCACTGGCTGAGCGGAGCTTTGTGCAGGTCCTGATTATCAATCCCGCGGATCATCAGACGCGCTTCCTCTTGAGCCAGGTCTATGAGCGGGAGAACAAGCTCGGCGATGCACTGCGCGAGTGCCGCTATGTCGTTGGGGCCATGCCCACCAATCAGGCGGCTCAGGCCATGTTACAGCGCCTGCAAGCCAGGTTAGGACGATGA
- a CDS encoding protein phosphatase 2C domain-containing protein produces MSTYHLCSAERKNIGLLSTRIGLLLGALLIALQLLWPVAAVAAPGGGSVDVGKSQVLDLVGAAVVRLLVTYTSDHASGGQLPLTRTSVGSELSDEPAPLSPPDVQCTGLGVLVRSWQPRGANDLNAWVLTDGDLVSRLRLCGNSGSLPGQLTSIDIYSSSTGLGTLLTRIACAGLPLSCSNRGPLFPEGGSSCPIALDNCAHTLVLVPFHSAYALPSADLASLSSGEQTTTFGLELTDASGALPAQASQAPNFLTPELIGGQERPVNTATSTPGEPQEGGTPIVNQAGQVVGLQLLSGEASDASQVRALLNSFNLLEAPANPLLAHWRAGIQDYYRGQYQQAKGEFQQTLTLSQNQLRGAQQFLQLINQRLQTPTSSQAQPQGAGSEVGFAGLPLLVWGGIVGLLLLVVILLLITLTVGRVKRRKELERFRKEEEEAKRQADLEAERQRQRVRTLQAQPQPQAAVPAARPQQSQLEREERAVASASTAGAAALLQCPRCKQQVSRGVEYCPSCGVLLSPSTSGLRLRALVPPEAAAPQPAAPMPGTEAPTENEMPAAAFSTSPSPAQSASVTPLSDQPTFVLPPLSDQPTQAIAAPAASRSEGKTQVIRGRQRMKSLQLVVGHRTDPGIKRRHKPNEDSLLAILGGRQLGGGQVQPWGLFVVADGMGGHANGQDASRLAIQTIVDYVLPSLLRGHELSSNDYQRLLVEGVQSANQAVHEQNQREHADMGTTMTTALIVGSVAYVANVGDSRTYLYREGGGLKKVTQDHSVVASLVEAGIIKPEDIYTHPKRNQIYRSLGEKPIVEVDPFREELLPGDKLLLCSDGLWDMTRDPYIESVLRKSADPQQLVNDLVQLALDGGGEDNISVIVVQLVESTRAKGSTVLQVLAQPDQFALPTLPQS; encoded by the coding sequence ATGAGTACGTATCACCTGTGTTCCGCGGAAAGGAAAAACATCGGCCTGCTGTCAACCAGAATTGGCCTCTTGCTTGGCGCGCTTCTCATCGCCTTACAGCTCCTGTGGCCTGTTGCTGCAGTCGCTGCTCCTGGAGGTGGGAGCGTCGACGTCGGGAAAAGTCAGGTGCTTGACCTGGTGGGGGCTGCAGTCGTTCGTTTGCTGGTGACCTATACTTCTGATCATGCGAGTGGTGGTCAGCTACCTCTCACACGGACCTCAGTGGGAAGCGAGCTGTCCGATGAGCCGGCCCCGCTGAGTCCGCCTGATGTTCAGTGCACAGGCTTGGGGGTGCTTGTCAGAAGCTGGCAGCCGCGGGGAGCAAATGACCTCAACGCCTGGGTCTTAACCGACGGAGACCTGGTGAGCAGGTTGCGCCTCTGTGGAAACAGTGGCAGCCTCCCGGGCCAATTAACCTCGATTGATATTTATAGCAGCTCAACCGGGCTGGGAACCCTGTTGACTCGCATTGCTTGTGCTGGCTTACCGCTGAGCTGCTCGAATCGTGGCCCGTTGTTCCCAGAGGGTGGCAGTAGTTGCCCGATAGCACTCGATAATTGTGCTCATACTCTCGTGCTTGTTCCTTTCCATAGCGCCTATGCTCTCCCTTCTGCCGACCTGGCATCGCTCTCCTCGGGGGAGCAGACAACGACCTTTGGACTGGAGCTTACTGACGCCAGCGGCGCCCTGCCTGCTCAGGCCAGCCAGGCGCCAAACTTTCTCACTCCCGAGCTGATTGGGGGCCAGGAGCGACCTGTAAACACCGCCACCTCGACACCTGGTGAGCCGCAGGAGGGGGGGACGCCAATCGTTAATCAGGCTGGGCAGGTCGTTGGCTTGCAGCTTCTCAGCGGCGAGGCCAGCGACGCCAGTCAAGTGCGTGCTCTCCTCAACAGCTTCAACCTGCTAGAGGCGCCCGCTAATCCGCTCCTTGCTCACTGGCGAGCTGGCATCCAGGACTATTATCGTGGCCAGTATCAGCAGGCCAAAGGGGAGTTTCAGCAAACCCTCACGCTCAGCCAAAACCAGCTGCGAGGGGCCCAGCAATTCCTCCAGCTCATCAACCAGCGTCTGCAGACTCCAACAAGTAGTCAGGCCCAGCCGCAGGGGGCAGGCAGCGAGGTCGGTTTCGCGGGGCTCCCGCTGCTTGTCTGGGGAGGCATCGTCGGCTTGCTCCTCCTGGTAGTCATTCTGCTGTTGATCACTCTCACGGTGGGGCGCGTCAAGAGGCGCAAGGAGCTGGAGCGCTTCCGCAAAGAAGAGGAAGAAGCCAAGCGCCAGGCAGATCTGGAAGCGGAGCGTCAACGGCAGCGGGTCAGAACTCTCCAGGCGCAGCCGCAGCCGCAAGCCGCAGTTCCTGCAGCGAGACCCCAACAGAGCCAGCTGGAGAGGGAAGAAAGAGCGGTGGCCTCGGCGTCGACAGCTGGAGCCGCGGCCCTGCTGCAATGTCCGCGCTGTAAGCAGCAGGTCAGTCGTGGTGTCGAATATTGCCCCTCATGTGGTGTGTTGCTCTCACCATCGACCTCGGGCCTGCGCCTCCGTGCGCTCGTGCCGCCCGAGGCTGCGGCTCCTCAGCCAGCAGCACCCATGCCGGGGACAGAGGCGCCGACCGAGAACGAGATGCCGGCGGCGGCTTTCTCGACGTCCCCTTCCCCTGCTCAATCCGCCTCGGTGACCCCGCTCAGCGATCAACCCACCTTTGTCTTGCCCCCACTCAGCGATCAACCAACGCAAGCGATCGCTGCCCCTGCCGCTTCGAGGTCAGAGGGCAAAACTCAGGTCATAAGAGGAAGACAGCGGATGAAGAGCCTTCAGCTGGTGGTTGGTCATCGCACTGATCCAGGCATTAAACGGCGCCATAAGCCGAATGAGGACAGTCTGCTGGCCATTCTTGGGGGGCGGCAACTCGGCGGTGGGCAGGTGCAGCCCTGGGGCCTCTTCGTTGTGGCTGACGGCATGGGGGGCCATGCCAATGGACAGGATGCCAGCCGCCTGGCCATTCAAACGATTGTCGACTACGTACTCCCTTCGCTCCTACGCGGGCACGAGCTGAGTAGCAATGACTACCAGCGCCTCCTGGTAGAGGGAGTGCAGTCGGCCAATCAGGCTGTTCACGAGCAGAACCAGCGCGAGCATGCCGACATGGGAACCACCATGACCACAGCTTTGATTGTCGGCTCCGTGGCCTATGTTGCCAATGTAGGTGATAGCCGCACCTATCTCTATCGAGAGGGTGGAGGCCTCAAGAAGGTCACACAAGATCATTCGGTAGTTGCCAGCCTGGTAGAAGCAGGCATTATCAAACCAGAGGATATCTACACCCATCCGAAGCGCAATCAGATCTATCGGAGCTTAGGCGAAAAGCCAATCGTCGAGGTCGATCCTTTCCGCGAGGAGCTGCTGCCTGGCGATAAACTCTTGCTCTGCTCCGATGGTCTCTGGGATATGACTCGTGATCCCTACATTGAGTCTGTGCTGCGCAAGTCCGCTGATCCTCAACAGCTCGTTAACGATCTGGTGCAGCTCGCGCTCGATGGTGGCGGAGAGGATAACATTTCCGTCATTGTCGTCCAGCTCGTCGAAAGTACACGCGCGAAAGGCTCGACAGTCCTGCAAGTCCTTGCTCAGCCGGATCAGTTTGCTCTACCTACCTTGCCACAGAGCTGA
- the hisD gene encoding histidinol dehydrogenase, whose translation MVHFYELATMDAAQRRRLLRRAELRIEEVAERVRPIVEDVRARGDAAVLEYTARFDGVQLSAARLRVSAEERERAHRQLDSRVRAALEQAIRNVKVFHQRQLPQEQWYTQVMPGVMAGELVTPISSVGLYVPRGKGAFPSVMYMLAAPASIAGVPRIVVCTPPGPDGEIDAASLVAADLCGVHEIYRVGGAQAIAALAYGTETIPRVHKITGPGSGYVAAAKRLLYGVVDVGLPAGPSEAILLADDSADPELVARDLLIEAEHGPDSSSLLVTPARTLAEEVSRLLPAKIAALPEWRRAFCRAVLEEEKGTGGIILTGSMDEAVDFVNEYAPEHLEVQVREPFALLTRLRNAGEILVGPATPICLGNYCIGTNAILPTGGFAHTFSATSVHDFLKRTGVAYVTATGYRALEETTRTLAEFEGFPAHAAAVSERALPTWPEAGE comes from the coding sequence ATGGTGCATTTCTATGAGCTGGCGACAATGGATGCAGCTCAGCGCCGGCGTCTACTGCGTCGCGCCGAGCTGCGCATAGAAGAGGTAGCGGAGCGCGTGCGGCCAATCGTGGAGGATGTGCGCGCGCGTGGCGACGCCGCGGTTCTGGAGTATACAGCGCGCTTTGATGGCGTTCAGCTGAGCGCAGCGCGTCTGCGAGTGAGTGCTGAGGAGAGAGAGCGCGCTCATCGTCAACTCGATAGTCGTGTGCGCGCTGCGCTTGAACAGGCCATTCGCAATGTCAAGGTCTTTCATCAACGGCAATTGCCGCAAGAGCAATGGTATACCCAGGTAATGCCGGGGGTCATGGCCGGGGAGCTGGTGACGCCGATCAGCAGTGTCGGCCTCTATGTCCCACGTGGCAAAGGGGCTTTCCCCTCCGTCATGTATATGCTGGCTGCCCCTGCCAGCATTGCCGGCGTACCGCGGATCGTTGTCTGTACCCCACCTGGTCCCGATGGTGAGATCGATGCCGCCTCTCTGGTGGCTGCCGATCTCTGCGGTGTGCACGAGATCTATCGCGTTGGTGGTGCGCAGGCCATAGCGGCCCTCGCTTATGGTACTGAGACCATCCCGCGGGTACATAAGATTACAGGGCCTGGCAGCGGCTATGTCGCGGCTGCTAAGCGGCTGCTCTACGGGGTCGTTGACGTCGGACTCCCGGCAGGACCCAGTGAGGCTATTCTCCTGGCCGACGACAGCGCTGACCCCGAGCTGGTCGCGCGCGATCTGCTCATCGAGGCCGAGCACGGACCCGATTCTTCCAGTCTCCTGGTCACCCCTGCTCGAACCCTGGCGGAGGAGGTCAGCCGGCTCTTGCCGGCCAAAATTGCGGCCCTGCCTGAGTGGCGGCGCGCCTTCTGCCGCGCGGTCTTGGAGGAAGAGAAAGGGACAGGGGGGATCATCCTGACGGGCAGTATGGATGAGGCTGTGGACTTTGTCAACGAATATGCCCCTGAGCATCTGGAGGTTCAGGTACGTGAGCCATTCGCTCTACTGACGCGCCTACGAAACGCGGGGGAGATTCTCGTAGGACCTGCGACCCCCATCTGTCTCGGCAACTATTGCATAGGCACCAACGCCATTCTGCCAACCGGCGGCTTTGCTCACACCTTTTCGGCAACCTCGGTTCACGATTTTCTCAAGCGCACGGGCGTGGCCTATGTGACAGCTACAGGGTACCGTGCGTTAGAAGAGACAACGCGGACGCTGGCAGAATTTGAAGGCTTCCCAGCTCACGCGGCTGCCGTCAGCGAGCGTGCCCTGCCGACGTGGCCAGAAGCTGGCGAGTAA